A window of the Pseudomonas sp. B21_DOA genome harbors these coding sequences:
- the bamB gene encoding outer membrane protein assembly factor BamB, with protein sequence MRDVIRWKHAALLALALLAAGCSSNSKKELPPAELTDFKEEVVLHKQWSRSIGDGQGETYNMLVPAIDGDTIYAADVTGVVMALDRSNGDVKWDQDLELPVSGAVGVGYGLVLIGTLRGEVVALDTSNGEEKWRARVNSEVLAPPANNGDVVVVQTQDDRLIGLDAATGNQRWVYDSTPAVLTLRGTSAPLVTNRLAVAGLSTGKVVALDISNGVPVWEQRIAIPQGRSELERVVDIDGGLLLSGGTLYVASYQGRVAALDLESGRQLWQRDASSYAGIAQGFGSVYVSLSSGTVEGVDERSTTALWSNDSLARRQLSAPEVFSSYVAVGDLEGYLHLLSQVDGRFVGRERIDSDGLRARPLVVGDTIYVYGNSGKLEALTIK encoded by the coding sequence ATGCGTGACGTGATCCGTTGGAAGCATGCAGCATTGCTGGCTCTGGCCCTTCTGGCCGCGGGTTGCAGCAGCAACAGCAAGAAAGAATTGCCACCGGCCGAACTGACCGACTTCAAAGAAGAAGTGGTTCTGCACAAGCAGTGGAGCCGCTCGATCGGTGACGGTCAGGGCGAAACCTACAACATGCTGGTGCCGGCGATCGACGGTGACACCATCTACGCCGCCGATGTGACCGGCGTAGTGATGGCGCTGGATCGCAGCAATGGCGACGTCAAGTGGGACCAGGATCTGGAACTGCCTGTCTCCGGCGCCGTTGGCGTGGGTTACGGTCTGGTACTGATCGGTACCCTGCGTGGCGAAGTCGTCGCTCTGGACACCAGCAACGGTGAAGAGAAGTGGCGTGCCCGCGTCAACAGTGAAGTCCTTGCGCCACCGGCCAACAATGGCGACGTGGTCGTTGTGCAGACCCAGGACGATCGTCTGATCGGTCTGGACGCTGCCACCGGCAACCAGCGCTGGGTGTATGACAGCACCCCGGCGGTCCTGACCCTGCGTGGCACCAGTGCTCCGCTGGTGACCAACCGCCTGGCGGTGGCTGGCCTGTCGACCGGTAAAGTGGTCGCGCTGGACATCTCCAACGGCGTGCCGGTGTGGGAACAACGCATTGCCATTCCACAGGGTCGTTCGGAACTGGAGCGCGTGGTCGACATCGACGGCGGTCTGCTGCTGTCCGGCGGCACGCTGTATGTGGCCAGTTATCAGGGTCGCGTTGCGGCACTGGACCTGGAAAGCGGTCGTCAACTGTGGCAGCGCGATGCGTCGAGCTATGCCGGTATCGCTCAAGGTTTCGGCAGCGTCTACGTGAGCCTGTCTTCGGGCACCGTTGAAGGCGTCGACGAGCGTTCCACCACCGCACTGTGGAGCAACGACTCGCTGGCTCGCCGTCAACTGTCGGCACCGGAAGTGTTCTCCAGCTACGTAGCTGTGGGTGACCTGGAAGGTTATCTGCATCTGCTGAGTCAGGTCGACGGTCGTTTCGTCGGCCGTGAGCGCATCGACAGCGACGGCCTGCGTGCCCGTCCGCTGGTGGTGGGCGACACGATTTATGTGTATGGCAACAGCGGCAAACTGGAAGCCCTGACCATCAAGTAA
- the der gene encoding ribosome biogenesis GTPase Der gives MVPVIALVGRPNVGKSTLFNRLTRTRDAIVGDLSGLTRDRQYGEAKWQGRSYILIDTGGISGDEHGMDEKMAEQSLLAIEEADVVLFLVDAKAGFTAADQMIAEHLRKRNKRSHVVANKVDNIDPEMARAEFAPLGMGHAIPIAGAHGRGITQLLEAALSEFPRDDDEPAEGEEEEVVAEGEEAKRIPGPSEKDGIKIAIIGRPNVGKSTLVNRMLGEDRVIVYDQPGTTRDSIYIPFERNEEKYTLIDTAGVRKRGKIHEEVEKFSVVKTLQAIKDANVVIFVMDAREGVVDHDLNLLGFAIESGRALVIAINKWDGMTPSERDFVKVELQRRLFFVDYADIHFISALHGTGVGNLYASVQNSFKSAVTRWPTNRLTQILEDAVGEHAPPMVNNRRIKLRYAHLGGANPPIIVIHGNQIEKVPKSYVRYLENTYRRVLKLVGTPIRIEFKGGENPYEGNKNTLTDRQVNKKRRLMSHNKKASKKRRDKK, from the coding sequence ATGGTTCCCGTAATCGCCCTGGTGGGCCGACCGAACGTCGGCAAGTCCACCTTGTTCAACCGCCTGACCAGGACTCGTGACGCCATCGTCGGCGACCTGTCCGGTCTGACCCGTGATCGCCAGTACGGTGAGGCCAAGTGGCAAGGGCGTTCCTACATTCTGATCGACACCGGCGGTATCTCCGGTGACGAACATGGTATGGACGAAAAAATGGCCGAGCAGTCGCTGCTGGCCATCGAAGAAGCCGATGTGGTGCTGTTTCTGGTAGATGCCAAGGCCGGTTTTACCGCTGCCGACCAGATGATCGCCGAGCATTTGCGCAAACGTAACAAGCGCTCCCACGTGGTGGCCAACAAGGTCGACAACATCGACCCGGAAATGGCTCGCGCCGAGTTCGCCCCGCTGGGCATGGGCCACGCGATCCCGATCGCCGGCGCCCACGGCCGTGGCATCACGCAATTGCTGGAAGCCGCCCTGAGCGAATTCCCGCGCGATGATGACGAGCCGGCTGAAGGCGAAGAGGAAGAAGTCGTTGCCGAAGGCGAGGAAGCCAAGCGCATTCCTGGCCCGAGCGAAAAAGACGGGATCAAGATCGCCATCATCGGCCGTCCGAACGTCGGCAAGTCGACCCTGGTCAACCGCATGCTCGGTGAAGACCGCGTCATCGTGTATGACCAGCCGGGCACCACCCGTGACAGCATCTACATTCCGTTCGAGCGCAATGAAGAGAAGTACACGCTGATCGACACCGCCGGTGTGCGCAAGCGCGGCAAGATCCACGAAGAAGTCGAAAAATTCTCCGTGGTCAAAACCCTGCAGGCGATCAAAGACGCCAACGTGGTGATCTTCGTGATGGACGCCCGCGAGGGTGTGGTCGATCACGACTTGAACCTGCTGGGCTTCGCGATCGAATCCGGTCGTGCGCTGGTCATCGCGATCAACAAGTGGGACGGCATGACGCCGAGCGAGCGCGACTTCGTCAAAGTCGAGCTGCAACGTCGACTGTTCTTCGTCGACTACGCCGACATTCACTTCATCTCGGCGTTGCACGGCACGGGCGTGGGCAACCTCTACGCTTCGGTGCAGAACTCGTTCAAGTCCGCGGTTACCCGCTGGCCGACCAACCGCCTCACCCAGATTCTCGAGGATGCGGTGGGCGAGCACGCGCCACCGATGGTCAACAACCGCCGGATCAAGCTGCGTTACGCTCACTTGGGTGGTGCGAACCCGCCGATCATCGTGATCCACGGTAACCAGATCGAGAAAGTGCCGAAGTCGTACGTGCGCTATCTGGAAAACACTTACCGTCGTGTACTGAAGCTGGTCGGTACACCGATCCGCATCGAGTTCAAGGGCGGCGAGAACCCGTACGAAGGCAACAAGAACACGCTGACCGACCGCCAGGTCAACAAAAAGCGTCGCTTGATGTCGCACAACAAGAAAGCCAGCAAGAAGCGCCGCGACAAGAAATAG
- the iscX gene encoding Fe-S cluster assembly protein IscX, with protein MSYGWNDVQRIAEELAEAHEGLDPYSVGFVRLQQMILELPDFDATSGRVGEKVLEAVQELWAAELD; from the coding sequence ATGAGCTACGGTTGGAATGATGTTCAACGCATTGCAGAAGAGCTGGCCGAGGCCCATGAGGGACTCGACCCGTATTCTGTAGGTTTTGTCCGTTTGCAGCAGATGATTCTTGAACTGCCGGACTTCGATGCGACTTCTGGCCGGGTCGGCGAGAAGGTGCTTGAAGCGGTTCAGGAGCTCTGGGCCGCAGAATTGGACTGA
- the hisS gene encoding histidine--tRNA ligase, which translates to MSKSLQAIRGMNDILPEQTPLWRYFEGTVARLLDNYGYKQIRMPIVEFTELFKRSIGEVTDIVEKEMYTFEDRNGDSLTLRPEGTAACVRAVLEHGITGGGQVQKLWYIGPMFRHERPQKGRYRQFHQIGLEVFNLDGPDIDAELIIMTWRLWGELGIRDAVKLELNSLGTSESRGRYREALVEYLSAHHDKLDEDSQRRLKTNPLRVLDTKNADTQAVLVDAPKMADYLDDESRAHFEGLKARLDAVGIPYVLNPKLVRGLDYYSKTVFEWVTDKLGAQGTVCAGGRYDGLVEQMGGKPTPGVGFAMGIERLVLMLETLEQIPEEISRQVDVYLCAFGEEAELAGLALAERVRDELPNLRLQVNAGAGSFKSQFKKADKSGALYALILGDDEMAQQVVGFKPLRGQGEQQSIAWDALAAHLATCVVQG; encoded by the coding sequence GTGAGCAAGTCTCTGCAAGCCATTCGTGGCATGAACGACATCCTGCCCGAACAGACCCCGCTGTGGCGTTATTTCGAAGGCACTGTGGCGCGTCTGCTGGATAACTACGGTTACAAGCAGATCCGCATGCCGATCGTCGAGTTCACCGAGCTGTTCAAGCGCTCGATCGGCGAAGTCACCGATATCGTCGAAAAAGAGATGTACACCTTCGAAGACCGCAACGGCGACTCGCTGACCCTGCGCCCGGAGGGCACTGCGGCGTGCGTGCGTGCTGTGCTCGAGCACGGCATCACCGGCGGCGGTCAGGTGCAGAAACTCTGGTACATCGGCCCGATGTTCCGCCACGAGCGTCCGCAAAAAGGCCGCTATCGCCAGTTCCACCAGATCGGTCTGGAAGTGTTCAACCTCGACGGTCCGGACATCGACGCCGAGCTGATCATCATGACCTGGCGCCTGTGGGGCGAGCTGGGCATCCGTGATGCGGTCAAGCTCGAACTCAACAGCCTCGGCACCAGCGAGTCCCGTGGTCGCTATCGTGAAGCGCTGGTCGAGTACCTCTCGGCGCACCACGACAAGCTCGACGAAGACAGCCAGCGTCGCCTGAAGACCAACCCGCTGCGCGTGCTCGACACGAAAAATGCCGACACTCAGGCTGTGCTGGTCGATGCGCCGAAAATGGCTGACTACCTCGACGACGAGTCCCGTGCCCACTTCGAAGGCCTGAAGGCGCGTCTGGATGCCGTCGGCATTCCTTATGTGCTCAACCCGAAACTGGTGCGCGGCCTCGATTACTACAGCAAAACCGTTTTCGAATGGGTCACCGACAAGCTCGGCGCCCAGGGCACCGTGTGCGCGGGCGGCCGTTACGACGGTCTGGTCGAGCAGATGGGCGGCAAGCCAACCCCGGGCGTCGGTTTCGCCATGGGCATCGAGCGTCTGGTGTTGATGCTAGAAACCCTCGAGCAGATCCCGGAAGAGATTTCCCGTCAGGTCGACGTCTACCTCTGCGCCTTCGGTGAAGAGGCCGAGCTGGCCGGTCTGGCCCTGGCCGAACGGGTACGCGATGAACTTCCAAACCTGCGCCTGCAAGTCAATGCCGGCGCCGGCAGTTTCAAAAGCCAGTTCAAGAAGGCCGACAAGAGCGGTGCGCTGTACGCATTGATCCTCGGTGACGACGAAATGGCCCAGCAAGTGGTAGGTTTCAAACCCCTGCGTGGCCAGGGCGAACAACAAAGCATTGCCTGGGATGCGCTCGCCGCTCACCTGGCCACCTGCGTCGTGCAGGGTTGA
- the rlmN gene encoding 23S rRNA (adenine(2503)-C(2))-methyltransferase RlmN produces MTTSTVKTNLLGLTQPEMEKFFDSIGEKRFRAGQVMKWIHHFGVDDFDAMTNVSKALRDKLKAIAEVRGPEVVSEDISSDGTRKWVVRVASGSCVETVYIPQGKRGTLCVSSQAGCALDCSFCSTGKQGFNSNLTAAEVIGQVWIANKSFGSVPATVDRAITNVVMMGMGEPLLNFDNVVAAMHLMMDDLGYGISKRRVTLSTSGVVPMIDELAKHIDVSLALSLHAPNDALRNQLVPINKKYPLKMLLESCQRYMSALGEKRVLTIEYTLLKDVNDKLEHAVEMIELLKDIPCKINLIPFNPFPHSGYERPSNNAIRRFQDQLHQAGFNVTVRTTRGEDIDAACGQLVGQVLDRTRRSERYIAVRELSADSDLAQNAANTN; encoded by the coding sequence ATGACTACATCGACTGTTAAAACAAACCTGCTGGGTCTGACCCAGCCGGAAATGGAAAAATTCTTCGACTCAATCGGGGAGAAGCGTTTCCGTGCCGGTCAGGTAATGAAATGGATTCACCACTTTGGCGTCGATGATTTCGACGCCATGACGAACGTCAGCAAAGCCTTGCGCGACAAGCTCAAGGCCATTGCTGAAGTGCGTGGTCCGGAAGTGGTCAGCGAGGACATCTCCAGCGACGGCACCCGTAAATGGGTGGTGCGCGTGGCGTCCGGCAGCTGCGTCGAGACCGTGTACATTCCCCAGGGCAAACGCGGCACTCTGTGCGTTTCGTCCCAGGCAGGCTGTGCCCTGGACTGCAGTTTCTGCTCCACCGGCAAGCAAGGCTTCAACAGCAACCTCACCGCCGCCGAAGTCATCGGTCAGGTGTGGATTGCCAACAAATCTTTCGGCAGCGTCCCGGCCACCGTCGACCGCGCCATCACCAACGTGGTGATGATGGGCATGGGCGAGCCGTTGCTGAACTTCGATAACGTCGTCGCCGCCATGCATCTGATGATGGATGACCTCGGCTACGGGATCTCCAAGCGCCGCGTGACCCTGTCCACTTCGGGCGTGGTGCCGATGATCGATGAGCTGGCCAAGCACATCGACGTGTCCCTGGCGTTGTCCCTGCACGCACCGAACGACGCATTGCGTAACCAATTGGTGCCGATCAACAAGAAATATCCGCTTAAGATGCTGCTCGAGTCGTGCCAGCGCTACATGTCCGCCCTTGGCGAGAAACGTGTGCTGACCATCGAGTACACCTTGCTCAAGGACGTCAACGACAAGCTTGAGCATGCTGTGGAAATGATCGAGCTGCTTAAAGACATCCCGTGCAAGATCAACCTGATCCCCTTCAACCCGTTCCCGCACTCCGGGTACGAGCGGCCGAGCAACAATGCCATCCGCCGCTTCCAGGATCAGTTGCATCAGGCCGGTTTCAACGTCACTGTGCGCACCACCCGTGGTGAAGACATCGACGCCGCATGTGGTCAATTGGTAGGGCAGGTGCTGGATCGCACCCGTCGCAGCGAACGTTATATCGCCGTGCGCGAGTTGAGCGCCGACAGCGATCTGGCACAGAACGCCGCGAACACTAACTAA
- a CDS encoding helix-turn-helix domain-containing protein → MKAAHPEVVAANRVNPGETLRQARESNGWSLAEVALKLNLTVTSLSNLEAGAFDKLPGHTFARGYIRAYAKLLGMDQTVLVQQFDQSTGTDSQGSNVHALGRIEEPVRVSHTILRIVSLLLLIAVIGGGFVWWQDQTSQRTRDLTSLAPEHVEVEGADGTTQIHPIDEPEDQAVAENQADNSTSLALPQSETSAESTGAESAAPATEPAAPAVAPSAPAQTPAPVVAAPATPAPNVPATPAPTAPVAQAPSAEAAAPVAGEGQVQLQFTGDCWAQVTDGRGKVIFSGLKHKGDSVTVSGKPPLNVRLGVARAAQVSYNGQPVDIAPFTSGETARLKLGQ, encoded by the coding sequence ATGAAAGCGGCGCATCCCGAAGTTGTAGCAGCGAATCGCGTTAATCCCGGTGAGACCCTGCGCCAGGCCCGCGAAAGCAATGGCTGGTCGCTGGCCGAAGTGGCCCTCAAGCTCAACCTCACCGTGACATCCCTGAGCAATCTTGAAGCCGGCGCTTTCGACAAGCTGCCGGGGCATACCTTCGCTCGCGGTTACATTCGCGCCTATGCCAAATTGCTCGGTATGGACCAGACCGTTCTGGTTCAGCAGTTCGACCAGTCCACCGGCACCGACTCCCAGGGCAGCAACGTTCACGCCCTCGGTCGTATCGAAGAGCCGGTGCGCGTTTCCCACACCATTTTGCGTATCGTCAGCCTGTTGCTGCTGATCGCGGTCATCGGCGGCGGTTTCGTCTGGTGGCAGGATCAGACCTCCCAGCGCACCCGCGATCTGACCAGCCTCGCGCCGGAACACGTCGAAGTCGAAGGCGCTGACGGCACCACGCAGATCCACCCGATCGACGAGCCGGAAGACCAGGCTGTCGCCGAAAATCAGGCAGACAATTCGACATCGCTGGCCTTGCCGCAGTCGGAAACCAGTGCTGAATCGACCGGCGCCGAGTCTGCCGCGCCAGCAACCGAGCCGGCTGCCCCGGCAGTTGCGCCAAGCGCACCGGCACAGACGCCTGCGCCAGTGGTGGCGGCTCCGGCCACTCCAGCGCCGAATGTCCCTGCGACACCGGCCCCGACCGCGCCGGTTGCTCAAGCGCCAAGCGCTGAAGCAGCTGCTCCGGTTGCCGGCGAAGGCCAGGTGCAATTGCAGTTCACCGGCGATTGCTGGGCACAGGTGACCGATGGCCGTGGCAAAGTGATTTTCAGTGGTCTGAAGCATAAAGGCGACAGCGTGACCGTCTCCGGCAAGCCGCCGCTCAATGTGCGTCTGGGCGTTGCCCGCGCGGCACAGGTCAGCTACAACGGCCAACCGGTCGACATCGCTCCGTTCACCAGTGGCGAGACTGCTCGCCTGAAGTTGGGTCAATAA
- a CDS encoding tetratricopeptide repeat protein, protein MSSTEDEQLADLKDWWTRNGKPLVTGGLLALVIVFGWQAYHKYQSNQSQGASVLYQQLLETTLTPDGKPDAARVADLAGKLNSEYGGSAYAQYGSLFVAKVAVDSGKLDDAATELKAIVDKPANPALGEIARQRLAQVLGAQDKAEDALKLLDGDADKAFLATREELKGDLLVRLGRTDDANKAYQKAKAALSDEAAVGGLQIKLDDLAKGDA, encoded by the coding sequence GTGTCGAGTACCGAAGACGAACAGTTGGCGGATTTGAAGGACTGGTGGACACGCAACGGCAAACCTCTGGTCACCGGCGGCCTGTTGGCGCTGGTCATCGTGTTCGGCTGGCAGGCTTATCACAAATACCAGAGCAACCAGTCGCAAGGCGCCTCGGTGCTCTATCAGCAATTGCTGGAAACCACCCTGACGCCTGACGGCAAGCCCGATGCCGCGCGCGTTGCGGATCTGGCCGGCAAGCTCAACAGCGAATACGGCGGTTCTGCCTACGCGCAATACGGCAGCCTGTTCGTCGCCAAAGTAGCGGTTGATAGCGGCAAGCTGGACGACGCGGCAACCGAACTCAAAGCCATTGTCGACAAGCCGGCCAACCCGGCGCTGGGCGAAATCGCCCGTCAGCGTCTGGCGCAGGTACTGGGCGCGCAGGACAAAGCCGAAGACGCCTTGAAACTGCTCGACGGCGATGCCGACAAAGCGTTCCTGGCCACTCGCGAAGAACTCAAGGGCGACCTGCTGGTGCGCTTGGGCCGTACCGATGACGCGAACAAGGCGTATCAAAAAGCCAAGGCGGCACTGTCGGATGAAGCGGCGGTCGGTGGCCTTCAAATCAAGCTCGACGACCTGGCCAAAGGGGATGCGTGA
- the fdx gene encoding ISC system 2Fe-2S type ferredoxin: MPQVIFLPHEKFCPEGMVVEAAPGTSILELAHEHHIEMESACGGVCACTTCHCIIREGFDSLEEADELEEDFLDRAWGLEAQSRLACQAIVGEEDLTVEIPKYSLNHAAEAPH, encoded by the coding sequence ATGCCGCAGGTCATTTTTCTGCCCCACGAGAAGTTCTGCCCTGAAGGCATGGTGGTCGAGGCTGCGCCCGGCACATCGATTCTCGAACTGGCCCACGAACACCATATCGAGATGGAAAGCGCGTGCGGCGGCGTCTGCGCCTGCACTACTTGCCATTGCATCATCCGCGAGGGTTTCGACTCGCTGGAAGAGGCCGATGAGCTGGAAGAAGACTTCCTCGACCGTGCCTGGGGCCTTGAGGCGCAATCGCGTCTCGCTTGCCAGGCCATCGTCGGTGAGGAAGACCTCACCGTCGAGATTCCGAAATATTCGCTTAACCATGCGGCCGAAGCGCCGCACTGA
- the ndk gene encoding nucleoside-diphosphate kinase yields the protein MAVQRTFSIIKPDAVAKNVIGKITTRFEDAGLRVVASKLKQLSKAEAEGFYAEHSERGFFGDLVAFMTSGPVVVQVLEGENAIARNRELMGATNPKEAAPGTIRADFAESIDANAVHGSDSEAAAAREIAYFFAATEVTTR from the coding sequence ATGGCTGTTCAACGTACTTTCTCCATCATCAAGCCTGACGCCGTTGCTAAAAACGTGATCGGCAAGATCACCACTCGCTTCGAAGACGCTGGCCTGCGCGTTGTAGCTTCGAAACTGAAGCAACTGTCCAAAGCCGAAGCCGAAGGCTTCTACGCTGAGCACAGCGAGCGCGGTTTCTTCGGTGACCTGGTTGCTTTCATGACTTCCGGTCCGGTTGTCGTTCAGGTTCTGGAAGGCGAAAACGCTATCGCTCGCAACCGTGAGCTGATGGGCGCTACCAACCCTAAAGAAGCTGCTCCAGGCACCATCCGTGCTGACTTCGCTGAATCGATCGACGCCAACGCCGTTCACGGTTCGGACTCCGAAGCTGCTGCCGCTCGCGAAATCGCTTACTTCTTCGCAGCTACTGAAGTAACCACTCGCTAA
- the pilW gene encoding type IV pilus biogenesis/stability protein PilW, which yields MSLRFALLLLLASLCAGCVLSGDYNPMKTSKGRDEARAAYVQLGLGYLQQGMTERAKVPLKKALELDGSDPDANAALGLVFQAEMESALADEHFRKALSSRPADARILNNYGSFLYEEQRYKEAYERFEQAAADTLYPERSRVFENLGMTAAKLGQRDLAQQQLEKALRLNRQQPRALLEMAELSFEDRHYVPARDYYDRFSQLTEQNARSLLLGVRLAKVFEDRDKAASYGLQLKRLYPGTPEYQQYLSEQ from the coding sequence ATGTCCCTGCGCTTTGCGCTGCTGTTGCTGTTGGCCAGTCTGTGCGCTGGTTGTGTCCTGTCGGGTGACTACAACCCGATGAAGACCAGCAAGGGCCGCGATGAAGCGCGGGCTGCCTACGTGCAGCTGGGTCTGGGCTACCTGCAGCAGGGCATGACCGAGCGCGCCAAGGTGCCCTTGAAGAAAGCGCTGGAGCTGGACGGTTCCGACCCCGACGCCAATGCCGCGCTCGGTCTGGTGTTTCAGGCTGAAATGGAGTCGGCACTGGCCGACGAGCATTTCCGCAAGGCCTTGTCCTCACGTCCCGCCGATGCACGCATCCTCAACAACTACGGCAGTTTTCTCTACGAAGAACAGCGCTACAAGGAAGCCTACGAGCGTTTTGAACAAGCGGCCGCCGATACCCTGTATCCTGAGCGTTCGCGGGTCTTCGAAAACCTCGGCATGACCGCCGCCAAGCTTGGCCAGCGTGATCTGGCCCAGCAACAGCTGGAAAAAGCCCTGCGCCTGAACCGCCAACAACCGCGCGCATTGCTGGAAATGGCTGAGTTGTCCTTCGAAGACAGGCATTATGTGCCCGCGCGTGACTATTACGACCGTTTCAGCCAGCTGACCGAACAAAATGCACGTAGTCTATTGCTCGGCGTTCGGCTGGCAAAAGTGTTTGAAGATCGCGACAAGGCAGCCAGTTACGGTCTGCAATTAAAACGACTCTATCCCGGTACGCCGGAATATCAGCAATACCTGTCGGAGCAATGA
- the ispG gene encoding flavodoxin-dependent (E)-4-hydroxy-3-methylbut-2-enyl-diphosphate synthase — protein sequence MHGESPIKRRESRKIWVGNVPVGGDAPIAVQSMTNSDTNDVAATVAQINRLEAAGVDIVRVSVPDMDAAEAFGKIKQLVKVPLVADIHFDYKIALRVAELGVDCLRINPGNIGREDRVRAVVDAARDRGIPIRIGVNAGSLEKDLQKKYGEPTPAALVESALRHVEHLERLNFQDFKVSVKASDVFMAVEAYRLLAKEIVQPLHLGITEAGGLRSGTVKSAVGLGMLLAEGIGDTIRISLAADPVEEVKVGYDILKSLHLRSRGINFIACPSCSRQNFDVVKTMNELEGRLEDLLVPLDVAVIGCVVNGPGEAKEAHIGLTGGTPNLIYIDGKPSQKLTNDNLVDELEKLIRQKAAEKVEADAAVIARG from the coding sequence ATGCACGGCGAATCTCCAATCAAACGTCGCGAATCGCGCAAGATCTGGGTCGGCAACGTACCGGTGGGCGGCGATGCGCCGATCGCTGTGCAGAGCATGACCAACAGCGATACCAATGATGTCGCTGCGACCGTGGCGCAGATCAATCGTCTGGAAGCTGCCGGCGTCGACATCGTTCGCGTCTCGGTGCCGGACATGGACGCCGCCGAGGCGTTCGGCAAGATCAAGCAACTGGTCAAAGTGCCGTTGGTGGCCGATATCCACTTCGACTACAAGATCGCCTTGCGCGTGGCCGAACTGGGTGTGGACTGCCTGCGCATCAACCCGGGCAACATCGGTCGTGAAGACCGTGTGCGTGCTGTGGTCGATGCTGCCCGTGATCGCGGCATTCCGATCCGCATCGGCGTCAACGCCGGTTCCCTGGAAAAAGACCTGCAGAAGAAATACGGCGAGCCGACCCCGGCGGCGCTGGTCGAATCCGCGCTGCGCCACGTTGAACACCTCGAACGCCTGAATTTCCAGGACTTCAAGGTCAGCGTGAAGGCCTCCGATGTGTTCATGGCCGTCGAAGCCTACCGTTTGCTGGCAAAGGAAATCGTGCAGCCGCTGCACTTGGGTATCACCGAAGCCGGTGGTTTGCGTTCGGGCACGGTGAAATCCGCCGTGGGCCTAGGTATGCTGCTCGCCGAAGGGATTGGCGATACTATCCGGATCTCGCTGGCGGCCGACCCGGTCGAGGAAGTGAAGGTCGGTTACGACATTCTCAAGTCTTTGCATCTGCGTTCCCGTGGCATCAACTTCATCGCCTGCCCGAGCTGCTCGCGGCAGAACTTCGATGTGGTCAAGACCATGAACGAGCTGGAAGGGCGCCTTGAAGACCTGCTGGTGCCGCTGGATGTCGCGGTCATCGGTTGCGTGGTCAACGGCCCCGGCGAAGCCAAGGAAGCCCATATCGGCTTGACCGGCGGCACGCCCAACCTGATTTACATCGACGGCAAGCCGTCGCAGAAGCTGACGAATGACAATCTGGTGGACGAGCTGGAAAAGCTGATCCGCCAGAAAGCGGCCGAAAAGGTCGAAGCTGACGCTGCCGTTATCGCGCGCGGCTGA